The proteins below are encoded in one region of Bremerella sp. P1:
- a CDS encoding PSP1 domain-containing protein yields the protein MAKYIIRYGAMRFLGVFSARAKDEYNRDDKVIIRTKRGLEVGDVLCEATDDAVKQLSDPAFGSIMRAMSEEDVKQTEHMVGDAQREVETVRRVIGEMNLPMQLVDVEHLFGGERIIVYYLAESRVDFRELVKALASELQTRIEMRQIGVRDEAKLLADYGDCGKPVCCNTHLSEMPPVSMRMAKLQKATLDPTKISGRCGRLKCCLRYEYDTYEELQRDLPPIGSDIVTNSGRGRVLNHEILAGQLLVRMEDNRNIMIDSSDVLTVLKRGNGQSGGGSRRGKRRDKKEAADESGENTQSKPDTPKE from the coding sequence ATGGCGAAATACATCATTCGCTACGGGGCCATGCGTTTTTTAGGCGTGTTCTCGGCCCGAGCAAAAGATGAATACAACCGCGACGATAAAGTCATCATTCGCACCAAGCGCGGCTTGGAGGTGGGGGATGTCCTTTGCGAAGCCACCGATGACGCAGTCAAGCAGCTGAGCGATCCGGCCTTTGGCAGCATCATGCGCGCCATGTCGGAAGAAGACGTCAAGCAGACCGAGCACATGGTAGGCGACGCCCAGCGCGAGGTGGAAACGGTCCGTCGTGTGATCGGCGAGATGAATCTTCCGATGCAACTGGTCGACGTCGAGCACTTGTTCGGCGGCGAGCGGATCATCGTTTACTACCTGGCCGAGTCGCGGGTCGACTTTCGCGAGTTGGTCAAAGCACTGGCTTCTGAATTGCAAACCCGCATCGAGATGCGGCAAATTGGCGTTCGCGACGAAGCCAAGTTGTTGGCCGATTACGGCGACTGTGGAAAGCCCGTTTGCTGCAATACGCACCTGAGCGAGATGCCGCCCGTTTCGATGCGGATGGCCAAGCTCCAAAAAGCGACGCTCGACCCGACGAAGATTTCCGGCCGCTGCGGACGACTCAAGTGTTGCCTCCGATACGAGTACGACACGTACGAGGAACTGCAACGTGACCTTCCGCCGATCGGCAGCGACATCGTGACCAACAGCGGTCGCGGCCGGGTTTTGAATCACGAGATTCTGGCCGGTCAGTTGTTGGTTCGCATGGAAGACAACCGCAACATCATGATCGACTCCAGCGATGTGCTGACCGTGCTCAAACGCGGCAACGGGCAATCCGGAGGAGGTTCCCGACGCGGCAAGCGTCGCGACAAGAAGGAAGCCGCGGACGAGAGCGGCGAGAACACCCAGTCCAAACCTGACACTCCGAAGGAATAA
- a CDS encoding Minf_1886 family protein, with protein sequence MSEDTYSAFMQLLKDDPRYRMEAYQFVREALSFGQRFQDEQDEESSEEEDLDLECFEEEVDELDEELESWEEEEEDPERHLTGQVLCQAIRQYAQQQYGLLAKVVLNSWGIHTTGDFGEIVYNLIGIGMMRKSKSDRREDFDDQYDFEDAFVKNFDFQLSEESGQA encoded by the coding sequence ATGTCCGAAGATACTTATTCCGCCTTCATGCAACTGCTCAAAGACGATCCACGCTATCGCATGGAAGCGTATCAATTTGTCCGCGAAGCCCTTTCGTTCGGACAGCGGTTTCAGGACGAGCAGGACGAAGAATCCTCCGAAGAAGAAGACCTGGACCTGGAATGCTTCGAGGAAGAAGTCGATGAACTCGACGAAGAACTTGAAAGCTGGGAGGAAGAGGAAGAAGATCCCGAACGCCATCTGACCGGCCAGGTTCTGTGTCAGGCCATCCGGCAGTACGCCCAGCAGCAATACGGTTTGCTGGCCAAGGTAGTGCTCAACTCGTGGGGTATTCACACGACCGGCGATTTCGGCGAGATCGTCTACAACCTGATCGGCATCGGCATGATGCGTAAGTCGAAGTCGGACCGTCGCGAAGACTTCGACGATCAGTACGACTTCGAAGACGCATTCGTGAAGAACTTCGACTTCCAACTGTCGGAAGAATCAGGGCAAGCTTAG
- a CDS encoding YbaN family protein, producing the protein MNHPPVPEIPWSKRLIYLGCAAFFFTLAVLGMILPIVPATPFLLVTSYFLVRSFPKLNDLLLDMPYFGPILYDWEVRKGIKTSTKIQAIATVVLGWGISIMVFPIPSWALYIMAALVTIGIYVIYRVPEPHDVVVTKPKNESLENAEDASAVHAPHELERKQREWDRNQRQTHGENR; encoded by the coding sequence ATGAATCATCCTCCGGTACCTGAAATCCCCTGGTCCAAGCGACTGATCTACTTGGGCTGCGCAGCGTTCTTCTTTACGCTCGCAGTTCTGGGGATGATCCTGCCGATCGTCCCGGCCACTCCGTTTCTGTTGGTGACCAGCTATTTTCTGGTGCGGTCGTTCCCCAAGCTGAACGACTTGCTGCTGGACATGCCCTATTTCGGCCCGATCCTGTACGACTGGGAAGTACGCAAAGGCATCAAAACGAGTACGAAGATTCAGGCCATCGCCACGGTGGTTCTTGGCTGGGGTATTTCGATCATGGTCTTCCCGATCCCCAGTTGGGCGCTGTATATCATGGCGGCACTGGTTACGATCGGGATCTATGTCATCTACCGCGTGCCTGAGCCGCACGACGTGGTGGTGACCAAACCCAAGAACGAGTCGCTTGAGAATGCCGAAGACGCGAGTGCCGTGCACGCACCGCACGAGCTCGAGCGGAAACAGCGCGAATGGGACCGCAATCAACGCCAGACGCACGGCGAGAATCGTTGA
- a CDS encoding VOC family protein, whose product MPDLLLEAVNPVLPSRDVKAAIQFYVDKLDFKLSYQDADDPRYASIIRDRVEIHLRWHDPSSWDRVERPNIRIAVCDVEHLYSVFQPLGIFASDTTLRDTAFGTREFGFFDPDGNLLTFYSDLGE is encoded by the coding sequence ATGCCCGATTTGCTACTCGAAGCCGTTAACCCTGTGCTGCCGTCCCGTGACGTGAAAGCCGCCATCCAGTTCTATGTCGACAAACTGGATTTCAAGCTATCGTATCAAGATGCAGACGATCCACGTTACGCGTCGATCATTCGAGATCGGGTCGAAATCCATCTTCGCTGGCACGATCCTTCGAGTTGGGATCGTGTTGAGCGACCGAACATCCGCATCGCCGTGTGCGACGTCGAGCACCTTTACAGCGTGTTTCAACCCCTGGGGATCTTTGCTTCCGATACGACGCTGCGTGACACGGCATTTGGCACGCGCGAGTTTGGTTTCTTCGATCCCGATGGCAACTTGCTGACGTTTTATTCCGACCTGGGAGAATAG
- a CDS encoding STAS domain-containing protein, with protein sequence MNAKTTQTLVSFEEVDDVHIITPLIANMRDANKCLTIREMFIEYGRSRHPEKVLVDLSHVRFMSSIGVRVLVALLREVCEVQGRIMVCSLNGELRGVLFVCSLISDDMNQPGPLEVATNRDDGLARLRSP encoded by the coding sequence ATGAACGCCAAGACTACGCAGACACTCGTTTCGTTCGAAGAAGTGGACGATGTCCACATCATCACTCCCTTGATCGCCAATATGCGCGATGCGAATAAATGTCTGACGATTCGAGAAATGTTTATCGAATATGGAAGATCTCGTCACCCGGAAAAAGTCTTAGTTGACCTGAGCCACGTACGCTTTATGTCGAGTATTGGCGTCCGTGTATTGGTCGCGCTTTTGAGGGAAGTGTGTGAAGTTCAGGGCCGAATCATGGTCTGCAGCCTGAATGGAGAGTTGCGGGGAGTACTTTTCGTCTGTAGCCTAATATCAGACGATATGAATCAACCGGGACCGTTAGAGGTAGCGACAAACCGTGACGACGGGCTCGCTCGACTGCGTTCCCCTTAA
- a CDS encoding STAS domain-containing protein, with protein MNEADPDLVHHHIANEVLVLTPQVDQMRDTEICYSIRDGMTDYVKQVDHRRVVIDMQNVNFVSSIGILAFLNVRRAVPNSDERIIFCNLSDSLTGMFRICKLISENPNDPTPFGSVDTLESALATA; from the coding sequence ATGAATGAAGCCGATCCCGATTTAGTTCACCACCACATTGCGAACGAAGTCCTCGTTCTTACGCCGCAAGTCGACCAGATGCGTGATACGGAGATTTGCTATTCGATCCGAGATGGAATGACCGACTACGTGAAGCAGGTCGATCATCGGCGTGTGGTCATCGATATGCAAAACGTCAATTTCGTCAGCAGCATCGGAATTCTCGCGTTTCTGAATGTTCGTCGAGCGGTCCCCAATAGCGACGAACGCATCATTTTTTGCAATCTGTCCGACTCGCTCACCGGGATGTTCAGAATTTGCAAATTAATCTCAGAAAACCCTAACGATCCAACCCCGTTTGGTTCCGTAGATACTCTTGAGTCCGCTCTGGCGACCGCGTAG
- a CDS encoding DNA-methyltransferase encodes MATPPKIPATGLTTGDCIAQMKKLPEGCIDLAFADPPFNIGYKYDVYDDRKSVDEYLEWSEAWMREVSRVLKPTGAFWLAIGDEFAAELKVLATRTLGLHCRNWVVWYYTFGVHCKSKFTRSHAHIFYFTKDAKQFTFNDEQIRVPSARMLVYGDKRANPKGRVPDDTWILRPQDAPESFSSEEDTWYFPRVAGTFKERAGFHGCQMPEQLLGRIIKCCSNEGDIVMDPFAGSGSTLVTAKKLGRTPLGFELSKDYAKQVRERLSSVKEGDPLVGAENPLTSVPSTAKGRRLKETTA; translated from the coding sequence GTGGCGACGCCGCCGAAAATTCCCGCCACCGGTTTAACGACCGGCGATTGCATTGCCCAGATGAAGAAGCTGCCTGAGGGTTGCATCGATCTGGCCTTTGCCGACCCTCCCTTCAATATCGGCTACAAATACGACGTTTACGACGATCGTAAATCGGTTGACGAGTATCTGGAGTGGAGCGAAGCGTGGATGCGGGAAGTCTCGCGCGTGCTTAAGCCAACGGGCGCCTTCTGGCTGGCCATTGGGGATGAGTTCGCTGCCGAACTAAAGGTCCTGGCTACGCGCACCCTGGGACTTCATTGCCGCAACTGGGTCGTCTGGTATTACACCTTTGGCGTGCACTGCAAAAGCAAGTTCACTCGCAGCCACGCCCACATCTTCTATTTCACCAAGGATGCCAAGCAGTTCACGTTCAACGATGAGCAGATCCGTGTCCCCAGTGCCCGGATGCTGGTCTATGGTGACAAGCGAGCCAACCCCAAGGGACGCGTTCCCGACGATACCTGGATCTTGCGACCGCAGGATGCCCCGGAAAGCTTCAGCAGTGAAGAGGACACTTGGTACTTCCCCCGCGTCGCTGGCACCTTCAAAGAACGAGCTGGCTTCCATGGCTGCCAAATGCCAGAACAACTTCTGGGGCGGATTATCAAGTGCTGCTCGAACGAAGGAGATATCGTCATGGATCCCTTCGCCGGTAGCGGATCGACGCTGGTAACCGCCAAAAAGCTGGGACGCACGCCGCTGGGCTTCGAGCTATCGAAAGACTATGCCAAACAGGTTCGCGAGCGACTCTCCAGCGTCAAAGAGGGCGATCCCTTGGTCGGAGCCGAAAACCCGCTTACCAGCGTCCCGAGCACCGCTAAGGGACGCCGACTGAAAGAGACGACGGCATAG